CCGACCCGAAAATCCCGTTTCCCCCGAGAGCACCATGAGCGGTTTCACCCATCTGCATTGCCATTCCGAGTACAGCCTTCTTGACGGCGCCATTCGCCTGAAAGACCTGTGCGCCCGGGCCGTTGATTTCGGCTTTTCATCGGCCGCCATTACCGACCATGGCAATCTCTTCGGCTCCGTACCCTTCTACCTTGAGGCCAAGAAGCACGGCATAAAACCCATCATCGGCAGCGAGGTCTACATCGCCGACGATATGTTCGAGCGGGAAAACAAAAAGCGCTTTCACCTTGTTCTTCTGGCCCAGAATCTCATCGGCTATCACAATCTGGTCAAGATCGTGTCCGCCGGTTTCCTGGAAGGGTTTTATTACAAGCCCCGGGTGGACAAGAAATACCTGCGCGCCCATAGCGAGGGCCTTATCTGCCTGTCGGCCTGCCTGCAGGGCGAAGTGCCCTATGCCCTGCGCCACGGGACCTTCGACAGCGCCCTTTTGAAGGCGCGCGAATACATGGAGATTTTTCCGGACCGGTTTTACCTGGAGCTGCAGTCCAACGGCCTCAAAGAACAGGAAGTGGTCAACGACAGACTCATGGAACTGGCCAAGGAGACCGGGCTGCCTCTGGTAGCCACCAACGATTGCCACTATCTGGACAAGGACGATTACGAGGCCCACGATATCCTCCTGTGCGTGGGCACAGGCAAGATCGCCTCGGAAAAGCAGCGTCTCAAATTCGACACCAACGAATTCTACTACAAGGCCCCGGAAGAGATGGAGGCTGCCTTTGCCCATTGCCCCGAAGCCGTGGAAAATGCGGGTCGTATTGCGGACATGTGCGAGGTGGAGCTGACGCTCAAGCAGCATTTCTTTCCGGTCTACGACGTGCCCGAAGGCGTGACCCTGGATCAGGAATTCCGCCGCCTGTCCGAAGAGGGGCTGAAGGAGCGCATCGCGGCCCTGCCTTACGAGGTGGACGAGTCCGTTTACCGCGAGCGCCTGGAACTCGAACTTGGCGTCATCATCGAGAAGGGCTTTCCGGCTTATTTTCTGATCGTGCAGGACTTCATCAACTGGGCGAAATCAAAGAGTATCCCAGTCGGTCCTGGCCGTGGATCGGCGGCCGGGTCGCTGGTCTCGTACGCGCTGAGGATCACGGACCTGGATCCCATTCGCTACGCGCTCTTCTTCGAGCGGTTTTTGAATGTGGAGCGTGCGTCCATGCCTGATATCGACGTGGACTTCTGTTACAACCGTCGCGACGAGGTCATCAAATACGTCTCGGAAAAATACGGGGCCGACCATGTGGCCCAGATCGTGGCCTTCGGGACCATGAAGGCCAAGGGCGCCATCCGCGACGTGGCCAGGGCCCTTGATGTCAGTCTTAAAGACGCCGATCGTATCGCCAAGCTCATTCCCGACGACTTGAAGATGACCCTGACCAAGGCCCTGGACGAAGAGCCGGAGCTGAGGAATCTCATCGACAGCGATCCGCAGTTCAAGAAGCTTTACGACGTGGCTCGCCGTCTGGAGGGCCTGGCCCGGCATTCGTCCATCCACGCCGCCGGCATCGTCATTTCCCAGAAGCCCATGGTCGAGTACCTGCCCTTGCACAAGGGCAAGAACGGGGAGGTCGTGACCCAGCTCGACATGAAGAAGGTAGAGCTTATCGGCCTGATCAAATTCGACTTTCTGGGTCTTAAAACCCTGACCGTGATCGACGATGCCTTGAAGCTCATTCGCAAGAACAACAAGCCCGTGCCGATCCTGGAAAAGCTGCCCCTCGACGACCCGCAGACCTTCGAACTCTTGTGCCGGGGTGAGACGGACGGCGTGTTCCAGCTGGAATCCGACGGCATGCGCCGGGTGCTGCGTGGCCTCAAGCCTTCCTGCTTCGAGGACATCATCGCGCTTTTGGCCCTGTACCGCCCGGGGCCGCTGGAATCCGGCATGGTCGACGACTTCATCGGCCGCAAGCACGGCCTGCGCAAGGTCGAGTACGAATTCGAGGAGCTGGCCCCGGTGGTCCACCCCATTCTGGAGGATACGTATGGGGTCATCCTGTACCAGGAACAGGTCATGAAGATCGCCTCGGACCTGGCCAAGTATTCTCTGGGCGAGGGCGACAACCTGCGCCGGGCCATGGGCAAGAAGGATCCGGCGGAGATGGCCAAGCAGCGGGTGCGTTTTCTGGACGGCGCGCGCGAGAACAACATTTCCCAGGAGGCCGCCGAATACATCTTCGACCTCATGGAGAAATTCGCGGGCTACGGGTTCAACAAATCCCACAGCGCGGCCTACGCGGTCATCTCCTACCAGACCG
This DNA window, taken from Desulfomicrobium sp. ZS1, encodes the following:
- the dnaE gene encoding DNA polymerase III subunit alpha; this translates as MSGFTHLHCHSEYSLLDGAIRLKDLCARAVDFGFSSAAITDHGNLFGSVPFYLEAKKHGIKPIIGSEVYIADDMFERENKKRFHLVLLAQNLIGYHNLVKIVSAGFLEGFYYKPRVDKKYLRAHSEGLICLSACLQGEVPYALRHGTFDSALLKAREYMEIFPDRFYLELQSNGLKEQEVVNDRLMELAKETGLPLVATNDCHYLDKDDYEAHDILLCVGTGKIASEKQRLKFDTNEFYYKAPEEMEAAFAHCPEAVENAGRIADMCEVELTLKQHFFPVYDVPEGVTLDQEFRRLSEEGLKERIAALPYEVDESVYRERLELELGVIIEKGFPAYFLIVQDFINWAKSKSIPVGPGRGSAAGSLVSYALRITDLDPIRYALFFERFLNVERASMPDIDVDFCYNRRDEVIKYVSEKYGADHVAQIVAFGTMKAKGAIRDVARALDVSLKDADRIAKLIPDDLKMTLTKALDEEPELRNLIDSDPQFKKLYDVARRLEGLARHSSIHAAGIVISQKPMVEYLPLHKGKNGEVVTQLDMKKVELIGLIKFDFLGLKTLTVIDDALKLIRKNNKPVPILEKLPLDDPQTFELLCRGETDGVFQLESDGMRRVLRGLKPSCFEDIIALLALYRPGPLESGMVDDFIGRKHGLRKVEYEFEELAPVVHPILEDTYGVILYQEQVMKIASDLAKYSLGEGDNLRRAMGKKDPAEMAKQRVRFLDGARENNISQEAAEYIFDLMEKFAGYGFNKSHSAAYAVISYQTAYVKAHYPAEFMAAIITSEVSNTDKILAHVSACRDMDIEVLPPDVNRSFNEFTVEGESIRYGLSGIKGVGEGAVESIEEEREKGGDFTSLLDFCQRVNLRKVNKRVLDSLIKSGAMDSFGCSRRALLEGLDKVQAMAQKRAKRKTSGQLSFMGMVEENTCNLTGLGIEDEEAVLPEFGDDEKCRMEKEAFGFFLIGHPLQPFRQEIRRLGYPSLAQCADMTEKSPVQVPVLVTSMKTINTKKGDRMAFCGIEDLSGSGEAIVFSEPYVTYRELLTCEEPLLMTGVVAKRDSMNEESEDGPKKSKILAESFKLLSEVVGSGTEPVVLFVRANGKDPDWIGLGEIVKRYPGQAPVQVDLARGEYVCRLQFGPDFMVAPCPDFWRDFEQWRQI